Within Bacteroidales bacterium, the genomic segment GGATTTAAATTTTGCAACAATTGAGACTTGTTATGCAAACCCACCCATTTTTTAATGGCTATGCCATTTTTGAACAAAATAAGGGTGGGCAAATATTCTATGGCATAAGACTCGGATAAAGAAGGTGATTTGTCTACATCAACGCGAAATATATGCAACTTATGCTTAAGCGAATCTTTTACTTCTATCAACACCTTCTCCTGAATTTTACAAGGGAAACACCATGTAGCATAAAAATCCACTAAGACGAGCTTGTCTTGTATTGACGTAAAAAAATTTTTTTCATCAATTTGTGGAATTTGAGCGAACAGGACCGAAATATTAATAGAAAAAAAAACAATAGCTGCTTTCAACATTCTTTTTTAAATCACTAGCAATTTTAATACCATATTATTTTTCATAAGCTCCTTTTCTTATTATCTGTGAGTTTTTCATCATCCAGTTACCGCGAGCGAAGACATGGATAAGGTTGAAATCCTTATCAAGGATCAGTAAATCTGCATCATTACCCTCTTGAATAATCCCTTTACGTGGGAGCTTTAAAATTTGAGCAGGATTAAAGGTA encodes:
- a CDS encoding thioredoxin domain-containing protein gives rise to the protein MLKAAIVFFSINISVLFAQIPQIDEKNFFTSIQDKLVLVDFYATWCFPCKIQEKVLIEVKDSLKHKLHIFRVDVDKSPSLSESYAIEYLPTLILFKNGIAIKKWVGLHNKSQLLQNLNPYLM